From Candidatus Sphingomonas colombiensis, one genomic window encodes:
- a CDS encoding NIPSNAP family protein, with translation MITCIIRYEIDPYKLPAFEEYARNWGQVIPRCGADLIGYFAPHEGTATTAYGIYSIADLAAYEAYRARLKADPLGRENFALSSRERFIRREERQFFRLASGD, from the coding sequence ATGATCACCTGCATCATCCGCTATGAAATCGATCCCTACAAATTGCCCGCGTTCGAGGAATATGCGCGTAATTGGGGGCAGGTGATCCCGCGCTGCGGCGCTGATCTCATCGGCTATTTCGCGCCGCATGAAGGCACCGCGACGACCGCTTACGGGATTTATTCGATCGCCGATCTCGCTGCCTATGAAGCCTATCGCGCGCGCCTCAAGGCAGACCCTCTCGGTCGGGAGAATTTTGCGCTAAGTTCGCGCGAGCGGTTCATCCGGCGCGAGGAGCGACAGTTTTTCAGACTGGCGTCGGGCGATTGA
- a CDS encoding helix-turn-helix transcriptional regulator codes for MIWLPSWNATIYRDWRADVSGAPEAMAGHFRYAPRMSSITSLAETGALIGEPARTAMLISLMDGRALTAGELARGSGITPTTASGHLARLVDGGLLTMVAQGRHRYFRLASPAVARMIESMMGVAGVVDAARRSRPIRSGPAEQAMRRARQCYDHLAGDVAVQLADFLAGSGYLEWTAEAATITPTGIAFLEHLGLELGDGRSGRQRAFCRPCLDWSERRPHIAGAVGRSLFTLLLDRGWVRRTPASRAVTITAIGAGALEQHFEIR; via the coding sequence ATGATCTGGCTCCCGTCTTGGAACGCCACAATCTATCGCGATTGGCGCGCGGACGTTTCGGGCGCGCCCGAAGCAATGGCAGGGCATTTCCGCTATGCTCCCCGCATGAGCAGCATCACCTCACTTGCGGAAACCGGCGCACTGATCGGTGAACCGGCGCGCACCGCGATGCTGATCTCGCTGATGGATGGCCGCGCGCTGACCGCCGGCGAGCTGGCGCGCGGTTCCGGCATCACCCCCACCACCGCGAGCGGCCATCTTGCCCGATTGGTCGATGGGGGCTTGCTGACGATGGTGGCGCAGGGGCGGCATCGCTACTTCCGCCTCGCCTCGCCAGCGGTCGCGCGGATGATCGAGAGCATGATGGGCGTGGCCGGCGTGGTGGATGCCGCGCGGCGCAGCCGGCCGATCCGCTCCGGCCCGGCCGAACAGGCGATGCGGCGCGCGCGCCAGTGCTACGATCACCTCGCGGGTGATGTCGCGGTGCAACTCGCCGATTTTCTCGCCGGCTCGGGCTATCTCGAATGGACCGCGGAGGCCGCTACGATCACCCCGACGGGCATCGCTTTTCTGGAGCATCTCGGCCTTGAGCTGGGCGACGGGCGCTCCGGCCGTCAGCGCGCCTTTTGCCGGCCATGCCTGGACTGGAGCGAGCGGCGGCCGCACATCGCCGGCGCCGTCGGCAGATCGCTGTTCACACTGCTGCTCGATCGCGGGTGGGTCCGCCGGACTCCGGCCAGCCGCGCCGTCACCATCACCGCGATCGGGGCGGGCGCGCTCGAACAACACTTCGAAATCCGCTGA
- a CDS encoding isocitrate lyase/phosphoenolpyruvate mutase family protein, with product MPTIAEKRATFRTLHESGFFIIPNAWDAGSAVRLAALGFKAIASTSAGAAWAAGKNDGELGRDAVLAHLKMLVDATALPVNADFENGFADSPAEVAANVGMAVATGVAGISIEDWSGHAMYDLPLAVERIGAARAAIDAVDSSVMLIGRNENFRVPGMPVAESIARAVAYAEAGADCLFVPFILDRGAIAELVAAVAPKPVSVVVNEYDDGISAFAALGVRRCSVGGSLAHRVWAAFDSAARTLKDCEP from the coding sequence ATGCCGACGATCGCCGAAAAACGTGCCACGTTCCGCACATTGCATGAGAGCGGCTTTTTCATCATCCCCAATGCGTGGGACGCGGGCAGCGCGGTTCGTCTGGCCGCGCTCGGGTTCAAGGCGATTGCATCGACCAGCGCAGGGGCCGCATGGGCGGCGGGCAAGAACGACGGAGAGCTGGGGCGCGACGCCGTGCTCGCGCACCTGAAAATGCTCGTCGATGCGACCGCTCTGCCGGTCAACGCCGATTTCGAAAATGGTTTCGCGGACAGCCCGGCGGAGGTCGCCGCCAATGTCGGCATGGCGGTGGCGACGGGTGTTGCGGGGATCTCGATCGAGGATTGGTCCGGCCATGCGATGTATGACCTGCCGTTGGCGGTGGAGCGCATCGGGGCCGCGCGCGCGGCGATCGATGCCGTCGATTCCAGTGTGATGCTGATCGGGCGCAACGAGAATTTCCGCGTGCCGGGCATGCCGGTTGCGGAAAGCATCGCCCGCGCGGTCGCTTATGCCGAAGCCGGGGCGGATTGCCTGTTCGTGCCGTTCATTCTTGATCGGGGCGCGATTGCCGAACTGGTCGCGGCGGTTGCGCCCAAGCCGGTGAGCGTCGTCGTCAATGAATATGATGATGGCATCAGCGCGTTCGCGGCGCTCGGCGTCCGGCGATGCAGCGTGGGGGGCAGTCTCGCGCATCGGGTGTGGGCGGCGTTCGACTCCGCCGCCAGAACGCTGAAGGACTGTGAGCCATAA
- a CDS encoding ferritin-like domain-containing protein, with protein MAAKKSDPFVTDVKTLRARAKKALDKGALMPSYKGDPAKTIELLQNVVATELVCVLRYRMHAITADGIDSKSVAAEFTEHADDENRHMMMAAERIDQLGGVPNFNPEGLASRSVTEYGNGGDLVEMLRQNLVAERIAVEHYQELIQYFSDHDPTTRRMLEQILADEEDHASDMHDLLVAREGKPFLK; from the coding sequence ATGGCCGCGAAGAAATCCGACCCTTTCGTCACCGATGTAAAAACGCTGCGCGCACGCGCGAAAAAGGCGCTCGACAAGGGCGCGCTCATGCCTAGCTACAAGGGCGATCCCGCTAAAACGATCGAGCTGCTGCAGAATGTCGTCGCGACCGAATTGGTTTGCGTGCTGCGTTATCGGATGCACGCGATCACCGCCGACGGCATCGACAGCAAAAGCGTGGCGGCGGAGTTCACCGAACACGCCGATGACGAAAATCGCCACATGATGATGGCCGCCGAGCGGATCGATCAGCTGGGCGGCGTGCCCAATTTCAATCCCGAAGGCCTAGCCTCACGTTCCGTCACGGAATATGGCAATGGTGGCGATCTGGTTGAAATGCTGAGACAAAACCTTGTCGCCGAGCGCATCGCCGTTGAGCATTATCAGGAACTCATCCAATATTTCAGCGATCACGATCCGACGACCCGGCGGATGCTGGAACAGATTTTGGCGGATGAGGAGGATCATGCCTCCGACATGCATGACCTGCTCGTCGCGCGCGAAGGAAAGCCGTTTCTGAAATAA